The genomic window GGAAGCCGTTTCTAAATTTACTTACCATGATACCAATCCCATGGGACACGGACGATATCAGATATTTCATTGGATTCCAGATCGACCTAGTTGAATGCCCAGATGCTATTTCAGGACAAGAGCTGGGCGGCGTCAAAGTCAATTACAAGCACAATGATATTGGTCAGTATATCTGGACACCGCCAGCTTCTAGTCAATGGCAGCCAGAGAACGGACAAACGCTGGGGGTTGATGATGTATCAACACTCCTTCAGCAATTTAGCCCAAAGGGATTGGTGTCTGATTGGCATAAGCAGTCCTGGGACAAGATGCTATTGGAGAACACCGATGATGTTGTACATGTCCTGTCCCTCAAAGGGTTATTCTTGTATTTATCCCCGTCTTCGAAACGAGTTCTGGAGTATGATGCTATTGACCTCGTCGGCAATTCCTTATCCTCGGTTTGCCATCCCTCCGACATTGTACCTGTTACGCGAGAATTGAAGGATGCGACAGCTAGCGCCCAAGTCAATATTGTTTTCAGGATAAGACGGAAGCAAAGCGGGTATACGTGGTTTGAAAGTCATGGGTCATTATTTGTTGAGCAGGGTAAAGGTAGGAAGTGTCTCATCTTGGTTGGCCGCAAACGACCCGTCTTTGCACTTAGTCGCAAAAACTTAGAGTCAAATGGTGGCATCGGTGATAGTGAGCTGTGGACCAAGTTGTCAACTTCTGGAATGTTCTTGTTTGTTTCATCGAATGTCCGGTCGTTATTGGATTTGCAGCCCGAATCACTTGTCGGCACAAGCATCCAAGAGCTCATGCGAAAGGAATCTCGCCTTGATTTCGGGCGACAAATTGAAGCGGCTCGGCGAGGAAAAATTGTTTCCTGCGAGCACGAAGTCCAGAATCGTCGAGGCCAGGGTCTTCGGGCCCTAACCATACTGTATCCGGGTGATGCTCCAGAAGGGCAGAAGCCATCATTTCTACTCGCACAGACAAAGTTGGTGAAAGCCAATCGTGTTGTCCTAGCGACTGCAACGAGCAATAGCCAAGCAGCCTCAACGTCGTCTCAATCTAACGCAGTTCCTGAATTACATTCGGGTGCAGGGCAGGTCTCCCAACCCCCTGGAGGGGGTTTGCCCCTCGGGACACAGGATGCAGCCTTAGCAGCCTTAGCAGCCGAAGACAACATCTTCGACGAGCTTCGGACGACGAAATGCTCCAGCTGGCAATTTGAGCTGAGACAGATGGAGAAGGTGAATAGAATTCTTGCCGAAGAGCTTGGTGGGCTTCTGTCcaacaaaaagaagagaaaacgACGAAAGGGGGTCGGAAATATGGTCAGAGACTGTGCAAATTGTCATACTCGCAATACACCGGAATGGCGACGTGGCCCAAGTGGACAAAGGGATCTTTGCAACAGCTGTGGACTCCGTTGGGCGAAACAGGCAAGTATTCCCTAAGAAACCTACAGATTTACCTTCATACTCATTCCCGTCTTAGACCGGACGTGTGTCGCCGCGGAACTCTTTTCGGGGAGGCAATAATGGCAACGGCGATTCACAGAGCAAGAAGTCTCCATCTCCCATTCATTCATCTCCTTTGCATAAAGAATTTGCTTCTGAGAACCCAACTTCGCAAGCTGTGGTAGCCAAGGGCGACACAGACGAGACCGACATGCTGAATCCCTCACAGCTAGGCAACCACGTTTCCAGCGAAGCATCAGAATCCAACTTGGTTCAAAGacagatgatggcgatgccaCCTCCGAGCCAGCCGTCACTTTCGAGTGGTGCGGCAGGTTCGGGTATGACGTCTATTCGTGAAGAACATGAAGCGAGTCAGTCATAGACTGTTGACATGACG from Metarhizium brunneum chromosome 2, complete sequence includes these protein-coding regions:
- the wc-1_1 gene encoding White collar 1 protein, with the protein product MDDYYKTNALPPQEGQRQMPQQHEGQQQQQQQPSGNVIDMINRSSVSGSQMSLQPPPSAMPQLIQNQPMISGDSLDDIIRNNHTEMHRRKSMPHAYGSPLMQDENPRRMSSIAASEDVMAFDPSQHDLGNFQFSQPVGSSFHGINPSLEMTDQMGGFVTDATDYSGISADLIGPMNPPPFGNVELSQMPNEPSLSLFPPSPVPGAGSGARPMNSGFVSGQMPNLSATFGTEPAPSSSTLTATSNTLPGSIDDHPDGMMHISTSQLNAVNPPASRVPETMVANPVSSNLGQPLPHSLSRHISSESGITQPSSTSGPTTPATTSTPRESKEKTIYSKSGFDMLKALWLVATRKDPKIHLGAVDMSCAFVVCDVTMNDCPIIYVSDNFQNLTGYSRHEIVGQNCRFLQAPDGKVEAGSKREFVDDGAVYNLKNMIREGREVQQSLINYRKGGKPFLNLLTMIPIPWDTDDIRYFIGFQIDLVECPDAISGQELGGVKVNYKHNDIGQYIWTPPASSQWQPENGQTLGVDDVSTLLQQFSPKGLVSDWHKQSWDKMLLENTDDVVHVLSLKGLFLYLSPSSKRVLEYDAIDLVGNSLSSVCHPSDIVPVTRELKDATASAQVNIVFRIRRKQSGYTWFESHGSLFVEQGKGRKCLILVGRKRPVFALSRKNLESNGGIGDSELWTKLSTSGMFLFVSSNVRSLLDLQPESLVGTSIQELMRKESRLDFGRQIEAARRGKIVSCEHEVQNRRGQGLRALTILYPGDAPEGQKPSFLLAQTKLVKANRVVLATATSNSQAASTSSQSNAVPELHSGAGQVSQPPGGGLPLGTQDAALAALAAEDNIFDELRTTKCSSWQFELRQMEKVNRILAEELGGLLSNKKKRKRRKGVGNMTGRVSPRNSFRGGNNGNGDSQSKKSPSPIHSSPLHKEFASENPTSQAVVAKGDTDETDMLNPSQLGNHVSSEASESNLVQRQMMAMPPPSQPSLSSGAAGSGMTSIREEHEASQS